The following proteins come from a genomic window of Dreissena polymorpha isolate Duluth1 chromosome 1, UMN_Dpol_1.0, whole genome shotgun sequence:
- the LOC127880876 gene encoding uncharacterized protein LOC127880876, giving the protein MTSVGVNQGRLLSPILLNIFIETCISIGRRIISNLRFADYNNLMGGTGINLKISPTDYFKEQEHTGCRSARLSRNSTTNTSADINMNGEKLEVLTTFIYVGATLSNDGTSTAEVQIRIALETESMTILSRLSRLLTSILISFATKHMLFKSLEVSSLLYGCETLTLHADTEQHTDILK; this is encoded by the coding sequence ATGACATCAGTGGGCGTCAATCAGGGTCGTCTGCTCTCTCCCATCCTGTTAAACATTTTCATTGAGACCTGTATATCGATCGGAAGAAGAATCATCTCTAACTTGAGATTCGCCGATTACAATAACCTCATGGGTGGCACAGGTATTAACTTAAAGATATCACCAACAGACTATTTTAAAGAGCAGGAGCATACCGGATGTAGGTCAGCACGGTTAAGTCGaaacagcacgaccaacaccagtgcagacatcaacATGAATGGCGAGAAGCTAGAAGTATTGACCACCTTCATTTATGTGGGCGCAACTCTGTCCAatgatggtaccagtaccgctgaggtccaaATCAGAATTGCCTTGGAGACCGAGTCGATGACCATTCTGAGCAGACTGAGCAGGctgttgacaagcattttaatCAGCTTCGCAACCAAGCACATGCTCTTCAAGTCCCTCGAAGTCTCCAGTCTACTCTATGGCTGCGAGACCTTGACccttcacgcggacacagaacaACATacagacattttaaaataa